Below is a window of Gossypium hirsutum isolate 1008001.06 chromosome A12, Gossypium_hirsutum_v2.1, whole genome shotgun sequence DNA.
ATACTATTGATTATAGAAAGGTAAGTTCTAACTAAATAAGTTTTGACATAGGTGCTTAAAATCTTCATCTGAAAGAAAGCCACATTATGCTGGTGCTAGGGACATGGATTTCCTGTCCCTTGATAACATTGGGAAAGAGAACAAAAGACAAAGTATAAGCTCAAAATACTAGGTCTAGTTGATGAAATTTTCGACAATCATTTGTTGATGTTATGTTGGAGTTATAAGAATGGAGAATGAATAAGAAAGTAGTAGATTGCCTATTCATTCAGTCAAACAACCTCTCAGATGTTCGGCACAGCACAAACTGGCTGCACCAAGAAAACATCAaggattttattaatttaaaatttcaaaaaattttaacaaccaaaatgtaaaattttctatttttgagtGCAGCCCTTTCACCCCAAGCTCCCCCACTGACTACATTCTTAATgctaacaaacaaataaataagagaAAACCTCAAATCAAGCGAGAACTGTAATTACTTACCCTAAAACCTTTTTTGTTGATATACTTACGCACGTTTTCATCGCCACAGTAATATTCCAGCTACAAGAACCTGAACATACAAATAAAGAATTAAAGATACAAAGAACGGTAatctaaaagaacataaaaacaatgaaaaaaatacGATAACAAAATGGGCAGAAAGCAGCAATCTAGGGTTCAGATTTCAAAGCAAAAGAGAAAAACTTGTGCTCTTATCTGCTTGATGAACTGGTCTTTAAGATCGTCAGCTAGCGCGACAATCACCGACGATGTGTCCTTATTCTGACTCTGACCCTGCTCATGGTCGTGACGGAGATCGTCCTCCTCTTCGGACGGCGGCGATGGAATCTCCTCTTTTCCTTTACGTCTCTCCTGCTTCTTGTTTCTTCCGCTCGGTGGGAACCCTATAAAATGAAGCGGTAAATTTAAGTTTGAGCCAACTCAAGGATGTTCGGTCAAAGCAAAAATTTTAACTTGGGATATTTTAGCCTTAAAACCTTACATAAATAAAGCCCCTTTACTTAAGGCACCCAACTCAACCAAAACCAGAAGGTAAGCCCAAAAAGAAAGTTTAGGTACTATACTCCCTTCCCCCTTATTCCCACAGAAAATCCCTAACCCTAAGTGCCTGCCGCTCACCACCTCCACCTGTCCAGCGCCGCTGCCGTTGACAGCCGTCTCCACTCCGGCGGCCACTTCGTCTCCCCCAAATTTCATCAGCCCTAATCCCAGTCGCCTGTTTCCTCTGCCATTTTCTTCCACTGTTGCAGCAGGTAAGAAATCTCCCTTTCCCTCTAATCGTCTTTTTTCATGTAACCCACATGCATTTCAGATCTGCAGAAACTCTTTATTTAAGCTTTAGCTTTTCATAATTACAATCTTAGACCACTAACTGAAATAGtaaaaggaaaagagagaaaatccCTGTAAAAGTGATTAGAAATAGTAAATAGGCAAAATAGCACAGTTTCCAATTTGAAAAACTCAAAAGCCCCATGTTCCTTCATCGACCCTTCTTTTCTGTATGCATTCCCAAGTTTTCGAAATTGTTTAATTGAGAAGAAAATGGAGCAGATGTAATTGAGATGAAAATGAAGTTTAATTggataaataaaattagtatgaAATTTCAAAGATACGGGTACCCCAGTGGGATAGCTAAGAGGAATATTCATAGTTGTTAGGGGAAAATGTGTCTCTATTTATTTAGTAGTTTGTTATTTATTCTGTGAAATGCCTCCCATATGCTCAGAAAAGACATATCTATGTTGTATTTTAAGCTAAAAAATTGTTGATTGGGGCTAAATGGATTTAGGGAATGCTGAATCAATCATGGAAATGCCTCCCATATGGAAATGCTGAATCAATCATGGATTTAGGGAATGCTTAAATATTTTATGCTTTGTTCAACTATCTTTTGGTGATCTTTTGGTTGGTTGATTACATTTTACTATCTTTTGGTGATCTTTTGTTTGTTTCACCGTTTCAATTTGTTTTCGTTTGTTTTATGAATGGCAACAGAAATGAAAATTGAAAGGGAAGAAATTTGTTATTTATGTTCATTTTAATCTTTGTCTGATTATTTCCTTTTTAAACATGAAACCAAACATCATGGCAAAgcaaatttaaccaaaaattccCCTCCAAAACAATTTCTTTTACCTCATTATGCAAGTCTTTTAACATTACAACATACAAATCCCACACATTAAATCTAACTGCCATTGTCAGGCTCATTTACCGTACCAGCAATACAAGGCCACTAGTAGCTGCAATCACCTGACTGAGTTACAACATAGAGCCAATACAGCATTCCCGTCCCAACAAAGTGAAGAAAAAACTTAATACGGGCCGGGTTGGGCCCGGGCTTGGCATGTATATTCTGGGGTGGGTTTAGGCAGAAAATTAGGCCCTTTTTTGGGCCGGGCCAGACCCATGCCTAACATGCGGGCCCAAAATTCTATCaaggcctggcccggcccatgatcacctcaaCCCTAACTTAATGAGTCATGAGATTTTGAGGTATGGCTCAGTTTGTGTTGTCTGCTTCTGCATCACTCTGCTATATTTGATTTTCTGTATCTTATCTTACTCTCTCTTATCCTAATATTTTAAAAGGCTTCGGTTTAGCGGAAATGGCGAACTGTTATTGCTGCTAATTTATGTTACACTGTTATTTGGGGTGTCGGACGGAGTTTAAATCTGACATAACGCTTGTGCAAATTCTGTTTAGGGTTAGGTCTTTTTGCATCAAGCCATGGATCCCTCAAAGCAAGAAACAAACCAAAAAAAAGCTTCTAAAACAATGGCTAAGAAGGAAACCCAAGAATTCCAATTTGTTGTTTACAATACCATGACTCAGCAAAAAGAGGTTTTCAAGCCCAAAACCCCTGGAAAAGTTTGCATGTATGTCTGCGGTGTCACTGCCTATGATTTCAGTCACCTTGGCCATGCTCGTGCTGCCGTTTCCTTTGATGTCCTTTACAGGTGTATAATTTATCTTGGAGACACCTCTTATGCTTTTTCCcccctttattttaaaaattagttgcTGACTATTGGAATTATACAGGTACCTTAAGCATTTGGGTTATGAGGTTACTTATGTCAGGAATTTTACTGATGTTGATGATAAGGTTTGAATTTCTATTTGAGCGGCTCTTTGCTTTTGCTTTTTGGTGTTTTAGTTGAGAGCAATGGCGTATTTTGTTTTTTTGATGTTGAAATGATACTTATCATTTGAATCTGATGCATTCAACTTATGTATTTCTAATATGGAGGTGGGGAGTTGAAACCTCAACTTAATAGTTGTTTTCTCCTTTTGAGCTTATTGAATAATTATGTCAACAGTTGATGTTACAAGAGCTTAAAGACTTCTATTTGATATGTTAATCTGTTTTGAACTTGTTTAAGAGTATTCTTTCTGGAGATGTTATAGACAGAATGCGTTCTCTTGTTGCTAATGGTTTACCACTTTAATGCGTTCTCTTGTTGCTAATGGTTTACCACTTTTACTTTCTGACTAATAGTCCATCTCTCTTATCTCAACAACAATTATGTCTTTCTCATATTATTAGAGCTACTGATTGGACTTTTGCAGATAATCCGTCGAGCCAATGAGACTGGAGAAGATCCAATAAGTTTGAGTGACCGGTACTGTAAAGAATATAATATAGATATGAGTGATCTACAGTGCCTTTCTCCAACACATGAGCCACGTGTTTCTGATCAcatggagcagatcaaagatatgATAACTCAGGTTTCCTTCCTACTGAATATGCTAGTTTTATTTTGTAGAAATATGAATACCATGATTCCTCTCTGCCTTTAGCAATCTTGAATATCTCTCTCCCCCCTTGTGGAAAATGTAGTGCACATATTTATGGTCGAGTTCACTGTTGCATCTCTATTGCTACTTTAGGGGAATTTTCCTTGTATAATTAGGTTTATGCACATTTAAAATCCATGATAGCACTATGTTTTTATGTATGCATGCATAATGTGCATATGTATGTATTTGCATTAACAAAAGTATGATTCATTTAAATGGGTTATATCTGGTAGTTATATTTTCAGATCGTTACCTTATCATTGTGATAAAAAGCTATTATTGGGCATGTCATTGTCATGTACTGTATACTTGTAATTTATCTACATCTGCCCAATGATAATCAATGATGTAGCAGGGACCCATGCTCTGGCCTTAGAAGGCATTTAAGATGCTTCCCTTTAATATTGATCATGAAGAAGTAGAAGAGCAGTTTTTAACTTGCACCAATTCATATTGAACTGAAGTTGCCCAATTTAATCGTTAAGAGTTGTTGAACTGCTGAACATGAAGTTTATTACATATATTGCATTATTATAACGTGTGAAGGGCTGAAGCCAAATACCTCATATGCTGTTTTTTAACTCCTCTCATAACTTTCTCTATAATTTCACCTTGCAGATTATAAACAAAGACTTTGGATATGTTGTTGACGGCGATGTGTTTTTCGCTGTTGATAAATTCCCAAATTATGGCAAGTTATCTGGGCAGAAGCTGGAAAACAATAGAGCGGGTGAACGTGTTGCTGTTGACTCAAGGAAGCGTAATCCTTCCGACTTTGCATTATGGAAGGTGCAAAACCTACTAACTTACTAGTAAACTTTAGGGATGTAATCAAGCTGAGTCTAGCCTATAGGCTCAAGATTCTTTCCTATTGAAATCTTGAGGCTTGAAGCTTGAGGCTTGATCATGGTGGAGCTTTAGTTTATGTGCTTGAGCTCCGTTCAATTAGGCTcagttattattaaatttatttaaggaGTAGGTATTTTTAGTGTGTTCATGCTTGTGACTTTTCATCTAAGTTCTAAAATTTGCCCCTCCCAGAGTTGCTGTACTGTGCGTAATCTGGTCAagctataaaaaaaattactcaaaTTACCATTGCTTTCTAATGTCTAGCTGTTGACTGAAAAAACTACTGCATAAACTCTATGGATGGGACTTTAAATAGGAAACTATATATAAAGGACAAGCTAAGTTACCTGAACTTTTCATTTTCTCTAAAGTACTTGTGTTCGACACCTATGTCCAACACATTTAGATAAGGAGGTCTTATCCTCAAATTATATGGAAGCTTAAAAAAAACAGTGGGCATATCTGCATGAGATGCGTCTCATTGTCCAACATTCATCTGAACTCTAGGTTACATAGAGTACAAGGATGACAAACCCTAATTACCAGATAACCAAAATTTAAGACTTGTAATTTAGATACCCTTCCCCCTTCAATAATAAAGAAACATTTCATTGAAACTATTGTTGCACAAATTCTAATGTCAAAATTTCTTCATCCATTCTATTTGCATCAGTTACCTGCCATTTATAATGTTGGCATAATTTCCAAATTCtgatgtttaataattttttcaggCTGCAAAGCCAGGTGAGCCATCTTGGGACAGCTCATGGGGACCTGGACGACCTGGGTGGCACATAGAATGTAGTGCAATGAGTGCGCATTATTTAAGCTTCAAATTTGACATTCATGGTGGTGGGCTTGATTTGATTTTTCCTCACCATGAAAATGAAATTGCTCAAAGTTGTGCCGCATGCGAAGAGAGTGATGTAAGTTATTGGATGCACAATGGGCATGTTACTAATAACAATGAGAAGATGTCAAAATCTTTGGGTAACTTTTTCACAATTCGCCAGGTAAAGTTGGGgcttattatttatttgattttcctCCCCTCTGATTTTAGTTGCAGAAGTATTCTCATACGAGCTTCCTTTTTTgtgttaaattatttgttttcttctAGATTACTGAGAGATATCATCCACTGGCTTTGCGATACTTCTTGATAAATGCACACTATCGTTCTCCTCTCAATTACTCCATTGTTCAGTTGGAAGGTGCATCAGATGCTGTTTTTTACATATATCAGGTTTAAAGCTTATTTCACTGCTATTTTACTTTGCAATAGGCATATACAGGCCAGAATCAGATGTCTTAGTACGGACAGTGATCTGGCCTTTTAGGCTTAAAATTTGTTTGTATGAACTGTCTAGGGCTTGTATACTTTGCGAGGTGTCCTCATTCCATTTCTTGGAGTTCAGCTATATTTTAATATTGGCCTCCTTTTACCACTTAATATTCTTCTATAATTGATTAGATTTGCGCTACCGGTAGATTTGCCTCCAGGTTAAAAATTCCTCAAAAGTGTGCCGAATTATTTGCTGAGTTGACCTGTGATCCCAAGTTTTTTTCCTAAATTACAGACTCTAGGCAAATGTACCTGGAGTTAGTTTAGATTCAAGTCATTCGGGAAAGTATCCTTACCTGCTTTGTTGTACAGACTTTGAAAGATTGTCAAGATGCTCTATTGCAACTACAAGAAGAAATGCCCAATGATGGAAAACCAGCTCGGATTAGTCCGGATGCCAAGGAATGCATTAGCAAGCTCCGCAATGAGTTCCAggtgaaaatgtcagatgacttGAGCACTTCACTTATACTGACTGGTGCCTTTCTAGAAGCGTTGAAGTTGGTAAACAATTTGTTGACCATGCTAAAGGTATTTGTTTATCTTTCTGAATGCTAGTAActctcttttatatatatatacaagtctaTGCCAAGGAAGATGGAAATATATTTTCTCTTGTAATTTGACAGAAGAAGCAGCAAAAGCAACAAAGATTATTGGTAATTCAATCCCTTAAAGAGATTGAGAAAGAAGTTACGAAAATTTTGGATGTTCTTGGATTGCAGCCACCTTGCTCTTATAACGAGGTGACGGGATTCACTTATTATATGATGTTACAGATTCGTGCCTTCTGTAAAAGTTTGAACACTAGAGATGATGAATTTCTACTAAACAGGTTTTGCTGCAATTAAAGGAGAAAGCATTAACGAGAGCGGGGTTGGTGGAAGATGATGTGATTCGTCTAATTAACCAACGAGCTGAAGTGAGGAGAAACAAAGACTTCTTGAAAAGTGATCAGATGAGAGCTCATTTGCAAGCTAAGGGCATTGCACTCATGGATGTAGGCACGGAAACAATTTGGAGACCTTGTGTTCCTGTTCAACAAGAATCGGGAATAGTGCCATCAGAGGGCCAGAAGGTCCCTCCCAAGCCTGAAACTGCATAAGAATGCAGATCTTGATTCATGTTCACCAAAAAAAACATATTGAAGTTGCTTCGTAAGGTGGTTTTTGTTGTCAAAACAAGTTGGTCGGATCAAGGCCATTTCTAGACAGTTTTGATTCATAAGTTATAAAATGTCTTTCCGTTTCTGACCTAATTGTTACGGGAGAAATTTTTTGCTACTGAAGGTGGTTAACAGCGAAGTAGGTTAGCAAAGAGAGTTAGCAGCAAGGTGAAACGGTGCTCTAGGATCAGTTTTGACAGCTGTATACTAACAGCTGTAACAACTAATTAGCTGATAGTTTTCTTTTGAGATACGTAAAGAAGGCAGTGTATACATTGCATTCCTTTGAATATTTGGTGAATTGAATCTGTTTCGTCTCAtttctcccttctctcttctgtTTCTCtgcttctttattttcttctcaaTTATCTTCTTCTGTTTCTTCCCTCACGATTGGATTGGTTGCCTTGTTTCTAGTTGGACTTTAGCTGCACAGACAGTGAgccagatttttttttcttttctgaaaaCAGTACTTTTAATAGTGTTGTATATTGGTGCATAACAGGCGCGAATATGGTGGGCTATGTTGTCGTTTTAAAAATTTGGTACAGATGGAATTACCCCAGGATGTGGAGACCCTCAACTCAGACAAATTCTTGCAGAAATGTAGTGGTTATATTACTACGCTTAAGCAATTTATCTTTCAGAATTCTTCTCGCTTCTCTTGCCCAAACTGTTcgtattattattaaatgaaatgttaaaatttgtcttttttttagATCGAatacaaaatagtcattaaattatttaaaaaattttatttaagtcaatGAACTGTTCgatagtttttatttaagttattggatTGTTGAGTGTTCTTTTTTAAGTCTGTCTAGTGAGTTTTAAGCGATGATCCAACAACTGATGCAGTTGATCAATACTCATCAACAAATAGAGAGcaataccttagatccaagttaaTTTGACGATTAATATATTGGAGAAgaaagttatttgaattttgatttgcatatttgtgacatctaaaattattttatataaaaaattgaattagagaataTTAAAGGAAATAAAACTTTCAATTGATACAAACGGCACAAAAAAAAGCCCCATTTAGTAGCAATTTTAACAAtacaattacttaaataaaaacttttgaataattttaccCAATAAAGACCAAGTATAATAAACAAATAGGTACCATGcttttatttgtcattttacgCATCAATTTTCAACTATTAACTAAGGTCTACTAAACACTTTTAAATAAACAGTTAATAGAACCAGTTGGTAAATCAGTTAATAGAATCAATTAATCAAACTAGTTATTGTAATCAACAATCAACAATCAATCAATTACCAAAAAAAGCTACAGTAAATTCAAGCAAAATGAAAGCGGGTAATATTATTGGCATGTTTATTCGGAAGGTAAAGTATTCAAAAACAATACATGTTTTCTTATATAAAAATAACtctaaaaatttcattatttattaaaataacccaTCTTCAAAATAAAATACAAGAATAGTTTGTTTTGAATTATAAATGAGATAATACCAATGAAATTGACGTCAGTCCATCACATCATGCCAATGATTgacattttgaattaaaaaatatatatttttggatgatGCCAAAGAAATTGATGTCATCCGTATTGATACTCATATCCATTCGTTTAAAATACTCATATTTTtcccaataatttttttttgaaaatttattattttattaggttTGCCCCCTCCTCCAGCTTTTTTTTTAACCCAAAATATCTGATTTTTTTAGTGCCAATCAATATTTCCCCTCCTAGTGTcagctttttttattttaaacccACAAGGATTGATTTTTTCTGGTGGTATCACTATGATTGGCGCCACCAGTAGATTTTGGCCCCTAATGTCAGAAAGAATTGGGGTGAGTggctggaaaaataaaaattagggtgagatttaaaaaaaaaaaactttctcaatttttttatacTATCTATTCTATTTAGAATCTCGATTTTCTTATGtgtaattaaacatttaattaacatcattaaaataattattttgggtttaaatatttttcaataaaaagattaacttcaaataaaaaactttgaattattttcataaaaaataaattattttgagaaagaaaaaattgggttt
It encodes the following:
- the LOC107894094 gene encoding cysteine--tRNA ligase 2, cytoplasmic, translating into MDPSKQETNQKKASKTMAKKETQEFQFVVYNTMTQQKEVFKPKTPGKVCMYVCGVTAYDFSHLGHARAAVSFDVLYRYLKHLGYEVTYVRNFTDVDDKIIRRANETGEDPISLSDRYCKEYNIDMSDLQCLSPTHEPRVSDHMEQIKDMITQIINKDFGYVVDGDVFFAVDKFPNYGKLSGQKLENNRAGERVAVDSRKRNPSDFALWKAAKPGEPSWDSSWGPGRPGWHIECSAMSAHYLSFKFDIHGGGLDLIFPHHENEIAQSCAACEESDVSYWMHNGHVTNNNEKMSKSLGNFFTIRQITERYHPLALRYFLINAHYRSPLNYSIVQLEGASDAVFYIYQTLKDCQDALLQLQEEMPNDGKPARISPDAKECISKLRNEFQVKMSDDLSTSLILTGAFLEALKLVNNLLTMLKKKQQKQQRLLVIQSLKEIEKEVTKILDVLGLQPPCSYNEVLLQLKEKALTRAGLVEDDVIRLINQRAEVRRNKDFLKSDQMRAHLQAKGIALMDVGTETIWRPCVPVQQESGIVPSEGQKVPPKPETA